Proteins encoded by one window of Arachis hypogaea cultivar Tifrunner chromosome 1, arahy.Tifrunner.gnm2.J5K5, whole genome shotgun sequence:
- the LOC112803039 gene encoding oxysterol-binding protein-related protein 2A isoform X1, with translation MRVKEMHPLCCISLESPGIGGGGDSPEAADAAALSRTRSLPASFAAAGGGSDGGGCCGPEETVAGVLYKWTNYGKGWRSRWFVLRNGVLSYAKIRWPEYLNLLPRLDDVHLIGEVSANRLARFDRGAAAASSIRRKSHKPPSSSGVVHLKISSFRESKSDDRRFYIFTATKTLHLRTDSRRDRVAWIQALVSTRGLYPSLRPLISDHIISSLAPNHVSVSTERLKKRLLEEGTSETLVKDCEQIMLSGFNELQGQLKILCQERLNLLDTIRQLEAANIEPEASAIHDGEYQLTKNGFSSLGRAKYSECSTTESSDDIEKQELEEVSDEDEISYYDTREYFTEPGFRCGSIGTLDQVNGSKEANTECIDMENISIEKAINSFRYPHIVRRKKLPDPVEKEKGVSLWSMIKDNVGKDLTRVCLPVYFNEPISSLQKCFEDLEYSYLLDRAYEYGKSGNSLLRALNVAAFAVSGYASSEGRHCKPFNPLLGETYEADFPDKGLRFFSEKVSHHPTVVACHCEGRGWKFWADSNIRSKFWGRSIQLDPVGVLTLQFDDGETFHWSKVTTTIYNLILGKIYCDHHGNMDIRGNRQYSIRLKFKEQTILDRNPHQVNGFVEDLRGKKVATLFGKWDDSMYYVNGDVNVKPKGFNSSDSTLLWKRVMPPTNLTRYNLTSFAITLNELTPGLKEKLPPTDSRLRPDQRHLENGEYEKANMEKQRLEKRQRMSRKIQESGWKPKWFHQEGENGTFRYIGGYWETRAQGKWDGCPDIFGEFNEVTVEPLDAS, from the exons ATGCGAGTGAAGGAAATGCACCCGTTGTGTTGCATCTCGCTGGAGAGTCCAGGGATCGGTGGCGGAGGTGACTCGCCGGAGGCGGCAGACGCGGCGGCGCTGTCGAGGACCAGGAGTCTGCCGGCGAGTTTCGCAGCGGCGGGTGGCGGATCTGATGGAGGAGGATGTTGTGGACCGGAGGAGACGGTGGCGGGAGTACTGTACAAATGGACGAATTACGGCAAGGGCTGGAGATCCCGGTGGTTCGTCCTCCGCAACGGCGTCCTCTCCTACGCTAAGATCCGGTGGCCTGAGTATCTCAACCTCCTCCCTCGTCTTGACGACGTCCACCTCATCGGCGAAGTCTCCGCCAACCGCCTCGCTCGCTTCGACCGCGGTGCCGCCGCTGCTTCCTCCATCCGCCGCAAGAGCCACAAACCTCCCTCTTCCTCCGGCGTTGTCCATCTcaag ATCTCGTCATTTAGAGAGAGTAAGTCAGATGATAGGAGGTTCTATATATTCACAGCAACGAAGACTCTCCATCTGAGAACCGATTCGAGGAGGGACCGTGTGGCGTGGATACAGGCTTTGGTGTCAACCCGTGgcttgtatccatcacttagACCACTCATTAGTGATCACATCATATCTTCTCTCGCACCAAACCATGTGTCTGTGTCAACCGAGAGGCTCAAGAAACGGTTGCTTGAAGAAGGTACCAGTGAGACCCTCGTGAAGGACTGTGAGCAAATCATGCTCTCCGGGTTCAACGAGTTACAAGGGCAGCTTAAAATCCTGTGCCAAGAGAGATTGAACTTGCTTGATACAATAAGGCAGTTGGAG GCAGCTAATATTGAACCTGAGGCCTCTGCCATACATGATGGTGAATACCAATTGACAAAGAATGGATTTTCAAGTCTAGGACGCGCAAAATATAGCG AATGCAGTACAACTGAATCGTCTGATGATATCGAGAAGCAGGAGTTGGAGGAAGTGTCAGATGAAGATGAAATCTCATATTATGATACTAGAGAGTATTTTACAGAACCTGGTTTTAGGTGTGGGTCAATAGGAACTTTGGACCAAGTGAACGGGTCTAAAGAAGCAAACACAGAATGTATTGATATGGAAAACATTAGTATTGAGAAGGCAATCAATAGTTTCAGATACCCTCACATAGTTAGGAGGAAAAAGCTTCCAGATCCTGTTGAGAAAGAGAAGGGCGTAAGTTTATGGTCAATGATCAAAGACAATGTGGGCAAAGATCTCACACGAGTTTGTCTTCCTGTGTACTTTAATGAACCGATATCATCACTTCAGAAGTGTTTCGAGGACTTGGAGTACTCTTACCTCCTGGACCGAGCTTATGAATATGGAAAATCA GGAAATAGTCTCCTTAGGGCACTGAATGTTGCTGCATTTGCAGTTTCTGGATATGCATCATCTGAAGGGCGTCATTGTAAACCCTTTAATCCTTTGTTAGGGGAAACTTATGAGGCTGACTTTCCTGACAAAGGACTTCGCTTCTTTTCTGAGAAG GTTAGCCACCATCCAACTGTAGTTGCGTGCCACTGTGAAGGTAGAGGATGGAAGTTTTGGGCTGACAGCAACATCCGTTCAAAGTTTTGGGGAAGGTCCATTCAACTTGACCCGGTGGGAGTTCTTACCCTTCAGTTTGATGACGGTGAAACATTTCACTGGAGCAAG GTGACGACAACAATTTATAATCTTATCCTTGGAAAAATATATTGTGATCATCATGGGAACATGGACATTCGTGGCAATCGCCAGTATTCAATCAGACTCAAGTTCAAAGAACAGACGATTCTGGACCGAAATCCTCATCAG GTGAATGGATTTGTTGAAGATTTAAGGGGGAAAAAAGTTGCCACATTATTTGGCAAGTGGGATGACAGCATGTACTATGTTAATGGTGATGTGAATGTGAAGCCAAAAGGTTTCAATTCGTCAGATTCAACCTTGTTGTGGAAAAGGGTTATGCCACCCACTAATCTCACTCGGTACAATTTGACATCATTTGCCATCACACTCAACGAGCTTACACCAGGACTCAAG GAGAAACTCCCGCCCACTGATTCCAGGCTGAGGCCAGATCAGCGGCATCTAGAGAATGGGGAATACGAGAAGGCTAATATGGAGAAACAAAGATTGGAAAAGAGGCAAAGAATG TCACGAAAAATACAAGAAAGTGGTTGGAAGCCGAAATGGTTCCACCAAGAAGGTGAAAATGGAACATTTCGATATATTGGCGGGTATTGGGAAACGAGAGCTCAAGGAAAATGGGATGGATGCCCAGATATATTTGGTGAATTTAATGAAGTCACTGTGGAACCATTGGATGCGTCTTGA
- the LOC112803039 gene encoding oxysterol-binding protein-related protein 2A isoform X2 — protein sequence MLSGFNELQGQLKILCQERLNLLDTIRQLEAANIEPEASAIHDGEYQLTKNGFSSLGRAKYSECSTTESSDDIEKQELEEVSDEDEISYYDTREYFTEPGFRCGSIGTLDQVNGSKEANTECIDMENISIEKAINSFRYPHIVRRKKLPDPVEKEKGVSLWSMIKDNVGKDLTRVCLPVYFNEPISSLQKCFEDLEYSYLLDRAYEYGKSGNSLLRALNVAAFAVSGYASSEGRHCKPFNPLLGETYEADFPDKGLRFFSEKVSHHPTVVACHCEGRGWKFWADSNIRSKFWGRSIQLDPVGVLTLQFDDGETFHWSKVTTTIYNLILGKIYCDHHGNMDIRGNRQYSIRLKFKEQTILDRNPHQVNGFVEDLRGKKVATLFGKWDDSMYYVNGDVNVKPKGFNSSDSTLLWKRVMPPTNLTRYNLTSFAITLNELTPGLKEKLPPTDSRLRPDQRHLENGEYEKANMEKQRLEKRQRMSRKIQESGWKPKWFHQEGENGTFRYIGGYWETRAQGKWDGCPDIFGEFNEVTVEPLDAS from the exons ATGCTCTCCGGGTTCAACGAGTTACAAGGGCAGCTTAAAATCCTGTGCCAAGAGAGATTGAACTTGCTTGATACAATAAGGCAGTTGGAG GCAGCTAATATTGAACCTGAGGCCTCTGCCATACATGATGGTGAATACCAATTGACAAAGAATGGATTTTCAAGTCTAGGACGCGCAAAATATAGCG AATGCAGTACAACTGAATCGTCTGATGATATCGAGAAGCAGGAGTTGGAGGAAGTGTCAGATGAAGATGAAATCTCATATTATGATACTAGAGAGTATTTTACAGAACCTGGTTTTAGGTGTGGGTCAATAGGAACTTTGGACCAAGTGAACGGGTCTAAAGAAGCAAACACAGAATGTATTGATATGGAAAACATTAGTATTGAGAAGGCAATCAATAGTTTCAGATACCCTCACATAGTTAGGAGGAAAAAGCTTCCAGATCCTGTTGAGAAAGAGAAGGGCGTAAGTTTATGGTCAATGATCAAAGACAATGTGGGCAAAGATCTCACACGAGTTTGTCTTCCTGTGTACTTTAATGAACCGATATCATCACTTCAGAAGTGTTTCGAGGACTTGGAGTACTCTTACCTCCTGGACCGAGCTTATGAATATGGAAAATCA GGAAATAGTCTCCTTAGGGCACTGAATGTTGCTGCATTTGCAGTTTCTGGATATGCATCATCTGAAGGGCGTCATTGTAAACCCTTTAATCCTTTGTTAGGGGAAACTTATGAGGCTGACTTTCCTGACAAAGGACTTCGCTTCTTTTCTGAGAAG GTTAGCCACCATCCAACTGTAGTTGCGTGCCACTGTGAAGGTAGAGGATGGAAGTTTTGGGCTGACAGCAACATCCGTTCAAAGTTTTGGGGAAGGTCCATTCAACTTGACCCGGTGGGAGTTCTTACCCTTCAGTTTGATGACGGTGAAACATTTCACTGGAGCAAG GTGACGACAACAATTTATAATCTTATCCTTGGAAAAATATATTGTGATCATCATGGGAACATGGACATTCGTGGCAATCGCCAGTATTCAATCAGACTCAAGTTCAAAGAACAGACGATTCTGGACCGAAATCCTCATCAG GTGAATGGATTTGTTGAAGATTTAAGGGGGAAAAAAGTTGCCACATTATTTGGCAAGTGGGATGACAGCATGTACTATGTTAATGGTGATGTGAATGTGAAGCCAAAAGGTTTCAATTCGTCAGATTCAACCTTGTTGTGGAAAAGGGTTATGCCACCCACTAATCTCACTCGGTACAATTTGACATCATTTGCCATCACACTCAACGAGCTTACACCAGGACTCAAG GAGAAACTCCCGCCCACTGATTCCAGGCTGAGGCCAGATCAGCGGCATCTAGAGAATGGGGAATACGAGAAGGCTAATATGGAGAAACAAAGATTGGAAAAGAGGCAAAGAATG TCACGAAAAATACAAGAAAGTGGTTGGAAGCCGAAATGGTTCCACCAAGAAGGTGAAAATGGAACATTTCGATATATTGGCGGGTATTGGGAAACGAGAGCTCAAGGAAAATGGGATGGATGCCCAGATATATTTGGTGAATTTAATGAAGTCACTGTGGAACCATTGGATGCGTCTTGA